In Elusimicrobiota bacterium, one DNA window encodes the following:
- the tkt gene encoding transketolase, giving the protein MATTTPSVDVDALSVNALRFLAVDAVEKANSGHPGTPMEAAPLGHVLWTKILRHNPKNPAWPNRDRFVLSAGHASMLLYGLLHLTGYDLSLEDLKQFRQWGSRTPGHPEFGHTAGVETTTGPLGQGFATGLGMALAERWLAAKFNRPGFPIVDHRVYAFVSDGDLMEGVASEAASLAGHLRLGKLTYLYLDNRITIEGSTELAFTENVGKRFESYGWNVLYLPDVNNLAAVEAAFRAADAETDRPRLIVARTHIGFGSPHKQDSAEAHGAPLGREEVKLTKANLGWPADADFLVPDAVRAHMGRSVERGAALEAEWNSLFERYRSQHPDLAKEWDALSRSPLPAGWTDRLPVFKAGEGLATRQASGKVLNALAPVLSTLIGGSADLAPSNNTRLENGGDVSDKNPGGRNIHFGIREHAMGALLNGLAVDSRFLPFGATFLVFADYLRPAIRLAALMKLGVVYVFTHDSVGVGEDGPTHQPIEHLAALRSIPNLCVLRPADANETAWAWRVALERRTGPTALILSRQKLPVVDRTLFASADGVARGAYRLTRTPADPEVLLLASGSEVPLALAASERLAQEGVRAGVVSFPSWELFEAQPEAYRRGVLPPSIKARVVVEAGVSQGWSRYAGDHGEMVTIDHFGASAPGDTVMAQFGFTVENVARAAKTALARARDAKRGTE; this is encoded by the coding sequence ATGGCCACCACCACTCCCTCCGTCGATGTCGATGCGCTGAGCGTCAACGCCTTGCGCTTTTTGGCCGTGGACGCCGTTGAAAAGGCGAATTCCGGCCATCCGGGCACCCCCATGGAAGCCGCCCCGCTCGGCCACGTTCTCTGGACGAAAATCCTTCGGCACAATCCCAAAAATCCCGCCTGGCCCAACCGGGACCGCTTCGTTCTTTCCGCCGGGCACGCGTCGATGCTTCTTTACGGTTTGCTCCATTTGACCGGGTACGACCTGTCCTTGGAGGATCTCAAGCAATTTCGGCAGTGGGGAAGCCGGACCCCCGGGCACCCGGAATTCGGCCACACCGCCGGGGTGGAAACCACCACCGGGCCCCTCGGGCAGGGCTTCGCCACGGGTCTCGGCATGGCGCTCGCGGAGCGTTGGCTGGCCGCTAAATTCAACCGGCCGGGTTTCCCGATCGTGGATCACCGCGTGTACGCCTTTGTCAGCGACGGCGATTTGATGGAGGGCGTGGCGAGCGAAGCCGCCTCCTTGGCGGGCCATCTGCGGTTGGGGAAGTTGACGTATCTTTACTTGGACAATCGCATCACCATCGAAGGCTCCACGGAATTGGCCTTCACCGAAAACGTGGGGAAGCGCTTCGAGTCCTACGGGTGGAACGTTTTGTACCTTCCCGACGTGAACAACCTCGCCGCCGTGGAAGCGGCGTTTCGCGCGGCCGACGCCGAAACGGATCGTCCCAGGTTGATTGTGGCCCGCACGCACATCGGTTTCGGGAGCCCCCACAAGCAGGATTCCGCCGAGGCCCACGGCGCTCCCCTGGGCCGGGAAGAAGTCAAACTCACGAAAGCGAATTTGGGTTGGCCCGCCGACGCCGATTTTCTTGTTCCCGACGCCGTTCGCGCCCACATGGGGCGATCGGTGGAACGGGGCGCCGCTCTTGAAGCCGAGTGGAATTCGTTGTTTGAACGCTACCGTTCGCAGCACCCCGATCTGGCGAAGGAGTGGGACGCGTTGAGCCGTTCACCGCTTCCCGCGGGGTGGACCGACCGGCTTCCGGTGTTTAAAGCGGGGGAGGGCTTGGCGACGCGCCAGGCCTCCGGGAAAGTTCTCAACGCCCTGGCGCCGGTGCTCTCCACCTTGATCGGCGGATCGGCCGATCTCGCCCCTTCGAACAACACCCGTTTGGAAAACGGGGGCGACGTCAGCGACAAGAACCCCGGAGGACGAAATATCCACTTCGGCATCCGCGAACACGCCATGGGGGCCTTGTTGAACGGGTTGGCCGTGGATTCCCGTTTCCTGCCCTTCGGCGCGACCTTTCTTGTCTTTGCGGACTACCTGCGGCCCGCCATTCGGTTGGCGGCCTTGATGAAACTGGGCGTGGTTTACGTTTTCACCCACGACAGCGTGGGGGTGGGGGAGGATGGGCCGACGCACCAACCCATCGAACATTTGGCGGCGCTGCGTTCGATTCCCAACCTGTGCGTCCTTCGGCCCGCGGACGCCAACGAAACCGCCTGGGCGTGGCGGGTGGCTTTGGAGCGACGCACGGGCCCCACGGCCTTGATCCTTTCGCGGCAAAAATTACCCGTTGTCGATCGAACCCTTTTCGCGTCGGCCGACGGCGTGGCCCGGGGCGCCTACCGCCTCACCCGAACCCCGGCCGATCCCGAGGTGCTCCTCTTGGCGTCCGGCTCCGAAGTGCCGTTGGCCTTGGCCGCGTCCGAACGGTTGGCCCAGGAAGGCGTTCGGGCGGGGGTGGTCAGTTTTCCATCCTGGGAGCTTTTTGAGGCCCAGCCCGAGGCCTATCGGCGGGGGGTTTTACCGCCGTCGATCAAAGCCCGGGTGGTGGTGGAAGCGGGCGTGTCCCAGGGCTGGTCCCGCTACGCGGGCGACCACGGGGAGATGGTGACGATCGACCATTTCGGCGCCTCGGCGCCGGGCGACACGGTCATGGCCCAATTTGGATTTACGGTGGAGAACGTGGCGCGCGCGGCGAAGACGGCGTTGGCGCGGGCGCGCGACGCAAAGAGGGGGACGGAATGA
- a CDS encoding sensor histidine kinase → MSFLIRTGSSRPALRPSLRSRLLTFFSLCVGGPALLTGLLAYATVRASLVASSLREQRELARRLADRVAGHVESTQRGLLTLATQGRLHQVKPRQQLSALRELLANYPDMMEISLYDGRGNGLVRAARRNGRLVWGPDTSRRAGRDEFEKAAQGRPYIGPVFFTDRDRIPQMFLSVPTGSGHGVLLARLSLGSMWTLVAEAASPSMQAAVVDREGHLLAHVDSARVLGHENWIGRPGVRSYLTPANAPALTSFVWGEEKDRSQVVLQRVPALGWATLVEAPVERVLAPVRRFGTRLALIVGALGALFWFIGWTLVDRILHPLRGLEEGLGRIGRGELSHRLDIRTGDELQRVAEALNAMAASLEGLEKIKRDLTHMIVHDLKNPLTGLLGSLEYVTVVAKDNLTPEQKKLLSLGAKSGRELLRLIQNLLDLAKMEEGRLELRREPVSLLELAGQCVDDLEAAILKENKVISVEVDKDLPKAWADRDLIHRVLANLLTNALKHTPVGTEISIHVGVSADRSRLVMSVKDNGDGIPPEFRAKIFEKFSQAEGKKQNYRVGSGLGLTFCKMVVEAHGGEIWVDSVPGRGSEFFVSLPEAPKSVPASAERPASTPGLVPTR, encoded by the coding sequence GTGTCGTTTTTAATCCGAACCGGGTCCTCCCGTCCGGCCCTTCGGCCCAGTCTCCGTTCGCGCCTCCTCACCTTTTTTTCCCTGTGCGTCGGGGGACCGGCCTTGCTCACGGGTCTGTTGGCCTACGCCACGGTGCGGGCGTCCCTGGTGGCCTCGAGCCTCCGGGAACAACGGGAACTGGCCCGCCGCCTGGCGGACCGCGTGGCCGGGCACGTGGAAAGCACGCAACGAGGCCTTCTCACCTTGGCGACCCAGGGTCGACTTCACCAGGTGAAGCCGCGCCAGCAGCTCAGCGCCCTTCGGGAACTGTTGGCCAATTACCCCGACATGATGGAGATTTCCCTTTACGACGGTCGCGGAAACGGGTTGGTGCGGGCCGCGCGGCGAAACGGCCGATTGGTCTGGGGGCCGGATACGTCCCGCCGAGCCGGGCGCGACGAATTTGAAAAAGCGGCCCAGGGGCGCCCGTACATCGGCCCCGTTTTTTTTACCGACCGCGACCGCATTCCCCAAATGTTTCTTTCCGTGCCCACGGGGTCCGGCCACGGCGTTTTATTGGCGCGCCTTTCCCTGGGCAGCATGTGGACCCTGGTGGCGGAGGCCGCTTCGCCGTCCATGCAGGCGGCGGTGGTGGACCGGGAAGGGCATTTGCTCGCGCACGTGGATTCGGCCCGCGTTCTCGGTCACGAGAATTGGATCGGCCGACCGGGGGTGCGGTCCTATTTGACCCCCGCGAACGCCCCCGCCTTGACGTCGTTTGTCTGGGGGGAAGAAAAGGACCGGAGCCAGGTGGTTCTCCAGCGGGTTCCCGCCTTGGGGTGGGCGACCCTGGTGGAGGCGCCCGTGGAACGGGTGTTGGCCCCGGTTCGCCGATTCGGCACGCGGCTCGCCCTGATCGTCGGGGCGCTGGGCGCTTTGTTTTGGTTCATCGGCTGGACGCTGGTGGATCGCATCCTCCACCCTCTTCGGGGGTTGGAGGAGGGCTTGGGGCGCATCGGCCGGGGCGAATTGTCCCATCGCCTGGACATCCGCACCGGCGATGAGCTGCAACGGGTGGCGGAAGCCTTGAACGCCATGGCCGCCTCCCTGGAGGGGTTGGAAAAGATCAAACGGGATTTGACCCACATGATCGTCCACGATTTAAAAAATCCCCTCACCGGCCTCTTGGGCAGCCTGGAATACGTGACGGTCGTCGCCAAGGACAACCTGACGCCGGAACAGAAAAAACTTCTCAGCCTCGGGGCCAAGTCCGGCCGGGAGCTCCTCCGCCTGATCCAAAACCTGCTGGACCTGGCCAAGATGGAGGAAGGCCGCTTGGAATTGCGGCGGGAGCCGGTGTCTCTCCTCGAATTGGCGGGTCAATGCGTGGACGATTTGGAAGCCGCCATTTTGAAGGAAAACAAAGTCATTTCCGTCGAGGTCGACAAGGACCTGCCCAAAGCCTGGGCCGACCGGGATTTGATTCATCGCGTCCTGGCCAATCTGTTGACGAACGCGCTCAAGCACACGCCCGTCGGGACGGAGATTTCCATCCACGTGGGGGTTTCGGCGGACCGGTCGCGCTTGGTGATGAGCGTGAAAGACAACGGGGACGGCATTCCGCCCGAGTTTCGAGCGAAGATCTTTGAGAAATTCAGTCAGGCCGAAGGAAAAAAACAAAACTACCGGGTGGGCAGCGGCCTCGGATTGACCTTTTGCAAGATGGTCGTCGAAGCCCACGGCGGCGAGATTTGGGTGGATTCGGTCCCGGGGCGCGGCAGTGAATTTTTCGTCAGTCTTCCCGAAGCCCCCAAGTCGGTTCCGGCCTCCGCCGAACGCCCCGCGTCGACGCCCGGCCTCGTTCCGACCCGTTGA
- a CDS encoding tetratricopeptide repeat protein: MDSTEGWAALRRLSPGGFPADLAPVPDLLKQIRRDATAARWDSARRAAEILRRRVPQSPLGRLILADLASRQGDWSVAVSEYRAFLNDEPRHRDARLNLAAALAAMGKRKEARELLESLRADFPADPGVRDRLAAFQETP, translated from the coding sequence TTGGATTCCACCGAAGGATGGGCGGCTCTCCGGCGTTTGAGCCCGGGCGGATTCCCCGCCGATTTGGCCCCGGTTCCGGACCTGTTGAAGCAAATCCGGCGGGACGCGACCGCCGCCCGTTGGGATTCCGCCCGGCGGGCGGCGGAAATATTGCGCCGGCGGGTCCCCCAAAGCCCCCTGGGCCGGTTGATCCTCGCGGATTTGGCGTCCCGGCAAGGGGATTGGTCCGTCGCGGTTTCGGAATACCGGGCCTTCCTCAACGACGAACCGCGGCATCGGGACGCCCGATTGAATTTGGCCGCCGCGTTGGCCGCTATGGGAAAACGAAAAGAGGCCCGGGAGCTACTGGAATCCTTGCGCGCGGATTTCCCGGCGGACCCCGGGGTACGGGACCGCCTCGCCGCGTTCCAGGAAACACCTTGA
- a CDS encoding O-antigen ligase family protein, giving the protein MAPLLFFTDRTQNPYLVQICLIHAGVFLALLAVAFFIFREKQIVWQSTVLDLPVLALGVASALTWGVAVYRGGILAPSLYHEGLRGALWLWGNALGVFFLSTQTALEDRSQKLQNLMMGVGGAAAVYGLIQYAGFDPLWPHPVNPFTGRPVSTFGNPNFLSTALVLLIPLALWKMMIAQKRGAVCIAGGLALVYSAALLSTMTRSSYLGGLVSGSLFVWGSWDLIRSRPRRWGVWLLILVALLVLWPSGRLASDAPTPAARVLELWNGVVGQKIYASWHQRLLIWSCALDMWRSRPWGGNGWGLFEVFFPFFQGRYLSDPLFGGFRTHANNAHQLVLEWGSQTGLLGVGILLWLVVTAVGLQRSRRAGPSDQRWSGAARWAGLVGAGVDNFFGNVSLFFAVPCFLFCWVGGQWAVGRTPNAKCWRFSAAVSTVLALSMTGIAAAGLWREWGVWRAAECHLRALREIQSGATSRAEESLLESRQWFAGDVHSAYERGNLYARRARWAAEKQLPSEKEENETRALEAYGEALAANAGYDEIYFNRAGLWLERGDTGSAIRDYRMSLLINPLNVDAYGASPPCGNAGRRRATRFGICTNALFPIFPPALNFGRDWPAGAKKPATRTGLDGRPPTVCGSIWIPPKDGRLSGV; this is encoded by the coding sequence TTGGCGCCCCTCCTTTTTTTCACCGACCGCACCCAGAACCCTTACCTCGTCCAGATTTGTTTGATTCACGCCGGTGTTTTTCTGGCGCTTTTGGCCGTGGCGTTTTTCATTTTTCGGGAAAAGCAGATTGTCTGGCAATCGACGGTCTTGGACCTTCCGGTTTTGGCCTTGGGGGTTGCGTCGGCGTTGACGTGGGGCGTCGCCGTTTATCGGGGGGGGATTTTGGCGCCTTCGCTGTACCACGAGGGGTTGCGCGGGGCCTTGTGGCTGTGGGGGAACGCGTTGGGGGTCTTTTTTTTGTCAACGCAGACGGCCCTTGAAGACCGATCTCAAAAGCTGCAAAACCTGATGATGGGGGTGGGGGGGGCGGCCGCCGTCTACGGTTTGATCCAATACGCCGGTTTTGACCCTCTCTGGCCCCACCCGGTGAACCCTTTTACGGGTCGGCCGGTCTCCACCTTCGGTAATCCCAATTTCTTGTCGACGGCGCTGGTGTTGTTGATTCCTCTGGCGCTTTGGAAAATGATGATCGCCCAGAAAAGGGGCGCCGTCTGCATCGCGGGGGGCCTTGCGCTCGTTTATTCGGCCGCGCTGCTCAGTACCATGACGCGTTCGTCCTATTTGGGAGGCTTGGTTTCGGGAAGTTTGTTTGTGTGGGGGTCCTGGGATTTGATTCGCTCTCGTCCGCGCCGATGGGGGGTATGGCTTTTGATTTTGGTCGCGTTGTTGGTCCTTTGGCCCAGCGGGCGTCTGGCTTCCGACGCACCAACCCCGGCCGCCCGGGTCCTCGAGCTCTGGAACGGAGTCGTCGGACAAAAAATTTACGCTTCCTGGCACCAGCGGCTTTTGATCTGGTCCTGCGCTTTGGACATGTGGCGTTCGCGGCCCTGGGGCGGAAACGGGTGGGGTTTGTTCGAGGTTTTTTTTCCATTTTTCCAAGGCCGCTATTTGTCCGATCCCCTTTTCGGGGGGTTCCGCACCCACGCGAACAACGCGCACCAACTGGTCCTGGAATGGGGGTCTCAAACCGGCCTCCTCGGGGTGGGGATCTTGTTGTGGTTGGTCGTGACCGCCGTCGGCCTTCAGCGGTCCCGCCGCGCCGGGCCCTCCGATCAGCGATGGTCCGGCGCCGCCCGGTGGGCCGGTCTGGTCGGCGCGGGGGTGGACAACTTTTTTGGGAATGTGTCCCTGTTTTTTGCCGTTCCCTGCTTTCTTTTCTGTTGGGTGGGGGGGCAATGGGCCGTCGGTCGAACTCCAAATGCAAAATGTTGGCGTTTCTCCGCCGCCGTCTCGACCGTTTTGGCCCTGTCGATGACCGGCATCGCCGCGGCCGGTCTTTGGCGGGAATGGGGGGTGTGGCGGGCGGCGGAGTGCCATCTGCGGGCCCTTCGCGAAATTCAGTCCGGAGCGACGTCCCGGGCGGAGGAATCCCTTTTGGAATCGCGTCAATGGTTTGCGGGGGACGTGCACAGCGCCTACGAGCGGGGGAACCTTTACGCCCGCCGGGCCCGGTGGGCCGCTGAAAAACAATTGCCATCGGAAAAGGAAGAAAACGAGACGCGGGCCCTGGAAGCCTATGGGGAAGCCTTGGCCGCGAACGCCGGGTACGACGAAATCTATTTTAATCGAGCCGGCCTCTGGCTTGAACGCGGGGACACGGGATCGGCGATCCGCGACTACCGAATGTCCCTTTTGATCAATCCCTTGAACGTGGACGCGTACGGGGCCTCGCCGCCCTGTGGGAACGCCGGCCGCCGTCGAGCGACGCGCTTCGGGATTTGTACGAACGCGCTGTTTCCTATTTTCCCGCCCGCGCTGAATTTTGGCAGGGACTGGCCCGCTGGCGCGAAAAAACCGGCGACGCGGACGGGGCTCGACGGGCGGCCGCCGACGGTGTGCGGGTCGATTTGGATTCCACCGAAGGATGGGCGGCTCTCCGGCGTTTGA
- a CDS encoding O-antigen ligase family protein, which yields MKSIETNDPLTTHHNDRPWTPEGLADLFSRLVAFSLPMTYFLVTVSFYLRTYDSAQIKITFAQIGCALVTLFWVLQLIFEKRWPFSKADLPVVAPFLAVLASGCLSYFQSSFKAGSLDEFIRRVFYVLMALVVIAEFRGLDRQRRLFRWLLASFGITVLYGFVQYFDGRLFPPGAGGVGLDPFIWRQAFSWRVFSSFGNPNFYGNFLVIVTPVILAFFFKNGGRPFRPFLLLGVLVPVVVLTDKWLLNQFGGVTAATRPWVVVGLLAGLGVVGFLVWWRSASAAASGLLIFFAATFVNLYATETKGAWVGFLGAMVATAVLVGLFLVGQRARRVTVGLLVLTSVLVFFGSAVVRRYAIQRRQSVDFRVFTWISTWDMIRRQPWLGTGIGSFKWSYPAYRRPEIILLEGRSNTETDHAEDEYLEIWYDEGLIGFGAFLWLIFAVSVLGLKNLRRLTAAGPRAPPAEPFEDRVYKSIAYLGAWWAALLHWFMDVSVRFVSSGIFSFLLPGLVVSLCRHHGHRERQDAPSPNDRRLRWGLVLFWALVFSHGIMAIPSIRARPLGHLVGLVVSVVLMGGLAELLEWRLVPGSAPIPATAGGRRLSPAAWQWACAGGAVLLWGTAYGVFRNYFIADINHNVGIFFSKQGMWTRSSEFDARVAAPDYPPEMRREYEEQGGALEHYETVCRLNPNFPMARYFIGNVYNDWGAAVMDRAKELKNRGDAAAAETLHQRAADYLDKALAAYGAVKAFAPNYVQTHHQVGLVYLKKAEMESLFGGKTKADENWDKALTNFGFYHRLDPVFPPNYYRESYVHFMRGDYEKAEMAYLGALTYNSENAVGRVYHDRNAETYSNLGRLHYILLVNQNPGVSWLPANSPEFKKAESYYLKAMDEARLSGREDEVGFEPTKSLAVLYSRSKSGDQAKSLWLKLRAWNPEDPDVRRVFSPPPAS from the coding sequence ATGAAAAGCATCGAAACCAACGACCCGCTCACCACCCACCACAACGACCGTCCCTGGACCCCCGAGGGGTTGGCCGATTTGTTTTCCCGATTGGTGGCTTTCTCCCTGCCGATGACCTATTTTCTGGTCACGGTCTCCTTTTACCTTCGAACATACGATTCCGCCCAAATCAAAATAACTTTTGCCCAAATTGGCTGCGCCCTGGTAACGCTTTTTTGGGTTCTTCAATTGATTTTTGAGAAGCGCTGGCCTTTTTCCAAAGCCGATCTTCCCGTTGTTGCACCGTTTCTGGCCGTTCTCGCGTCGGGGTGCCTTTCCTACTTCCAATCCTCCTTCAAAGCCGGAAGCCTGGATGAATTTATTCGTCGGGTTTTTTACGTCTTGATGGCCTTGGTGGTGATCGCCGAATTTCGCGGTCTGGATCGGCAACGGCGCCTTTTTCGATGGCTATTGGCCTCCTTCGGCATCACCGTCCTCTATGGGTTTGTTCAATATTTTGACGGCCGCCTTTTTCCTCCGGGCGCGGGCGGGGTGGGGTTGGATCCGTTTATTTGGCGGCAGGCTTTCAGCTGGCGCGTTTTTTCCAGTTTCGGGAATCCCAACTTCTACGGAAATTTTTTGGTCATTGTGACCCCGGTGATCCTGGCGTTCTTTTTCAAAAATGGGGGGCGGCCCTTCCGCCCCTTCTTGTTGTTGGGCGTCCTCGTTCCTGTTGTGGTGTTGACCGATAAGTGGTTGTTGAACCAGTTCGGCGGCGTCACGGCCGCCACGCGTCCGTGGGTCGTGGTCGGTTTGTTGGCGGGGTTGGGGGTTGTTGGATTCTTGGTTTGGTGGCGAAGCGCCTCGGCCGCGGCTTCGGGGCTTTTGATTTTCTTCGCGGCCACTTTTGTCAATTTGTACGCCACGGAAACCAAGGGCGCCTGGGTGGGGTTCCTCGGGGCCATGGTGGCCACCGCGGTGTTGGTGGGGTTGTTCTTGGTGGGGCAACGGGCCCGGCGCGTCACCGTGGGTCTCCTCGTCCTGACCAGCGTGCTGGTTTTTTTTGGGAGCGCGGTGGTCCGCCGTTACGCCATTCAGCGCCGCCAATCGGTTGATTTTCGTGTGTTTACCTGGATTTCGACCTGGGACATGATTCGCCGCCAACCATGGCTGGGGACCGGAATCGGATCCTTTAAATGGTCCTACCCGGCCTACCGGCGCCCGGAAATCATTTTGTTGGAAGGCCGATCCAACACCGAAACGGATCACGCCGAGGACGAATATTTGGAAATCTGGTATGACGAAGGCCTGATCGGGTTCGGCGCCTTTTTGTGGTTGATTTTCGCCGTGAGTGTGTTGGGATTGAAAAATCTCAGGCGTCTGACCGCCGCCGGGCCCCGCGCGCCGCCCGCCGAGCCGTTTGAGGACCGGGTGTACAAGTCGATCGCCTATTTGGGGGCGTGGTGGGCGGCCCTTCTCCACTGGTTTATGGACGTGTCGGTCCGTTTTGTTTCGTCCGGTATTTTTTCCTTTCTTCTTCCGGGGTTGGTGGTTTCCTTGTGTCGGCACCACGGCCATCGGGAACGACAGGACGCTCCGTCGCCCAACGATCGGCGTCTCCGCTGGGGATTGGTCCTTTTCTGGGCCCTGGTGTTCTCCCACGGGATTATGGCCATTCCAAGCATTCGCGCGCGACCCTTGGGTCACCTCGTCGGTCTGGTCGTTTCGGTCGTGTTGATGGGCGGATTGGCCGAGTTGTTGGAATGGCGATTGGTTCCCGGGTCGGCCCCGATCCCGGCCACCGCCGGGGGGCGTCGTTTGTCCCCGGCCGCGTGGCAGTGGGCGTGCGCGGGGGGGGCCGTCCTTCTATGGGGAACGGCGTACGGGGTCTTTCGCAACTACTTCATCGCCGACATCAACCACAACGTCGGAATCTTCTTCTCGAAACAAGGGATGTGGACGCGTTCCTCCGAATTCGACGCGCGGGTCGCGGCCCCGGACTACCCTCCCGAAATGCGGCGGGAATACGAGGAACAAGGCGGCGCGCTGGAGCACTACGAAACCGTTTGCCGTTTGAACCCGAACTTTCCCATGGCGCGCTATTTTATCGGGAACGTTTACAACGATTGGGGCGCGGCGGTCATGGACCGGGCCAAGGAGTTGAAAAATCGCGGGGACGCGGCCGCGGCCGAGACCCTTCACCAACGGGCGGCCGACTATCTCGACAAGGCCCTGGCGGCCTACGGGGCGGTGAAAGCCTTTGCCCCCAATTACGTTCAGACCCATCATCAGGTGGGGCTCGTGTATTTGAAGAAAGCCGAAATGGAAAGCCTTTTCGGCGGGAAAACGAAAGCGGACGAGAATTGGGATAAAGCGCTGACGAATTTTGGATTTTATCATCGATTGGACCCCGTTTTTCCTCCCAATTATTACCGGGAATCCTACGTGCATTTCATGCGGGGCGATTACGAAAAGGCCGAAATGGCCTATCTCGGCGCTCTGACTTACAATTCGGAGAACGCCGTCGGGCGGGTTTATCACGATCGAAACGCCGAAACCTATTCCAATCTCGGCCGTCTTCATTATATTTTGCTGGTGAATCAAAACCCCGGTGTTTCCTGGTTGCCGGCCAATTCGCCGGAGTTCAAGAAAGCCGAGTCCTATTATTTGAAGGCCATGGACGAAGCCCGCCTTTCCGGTCGGGAGGACGAAGTGGGGTTTGAGCCCACGAAATCCTTGGCCGTCCTTTACAGTCGATCCAAATCGGGCGATCAGGCCAAATCTCTATGGCTGAAGTTGCGGGCGTGGAATCCCGAGGATCCCGACGTCCGCCGGGTTTTTTCTCCGCCGCCCGCTTCCTAG
- the ccoS gene encoding cbb3-type cytochrome oxidase assembly protein CcoS, with product MIALFLSTLGLLVVGSVFVLVWSVASGQWDDSEKPKFKILEAESDGDPKNN from the coding sequence TTGATCGCCCTTTTTTTGTCCACGTTGGGCCTTCTGGTCGTGGGGTCTGTCTTTGTGCTGGTCTGGAGCGTCGCCAGCGGCCAGTGGGACGATAGCGAGAAGCCGAAATTTAAAATTCTGGAGGCTGAATCCGATGGCGACCCCAAAAACAACTGA
- a CDS encoding cbb3-type cytochrome c oxidase subunit II: MFFFAFVTLVASPWWMLKKVPVAQMEELALHPDDYFSQMKVKYPDTFAAAFGSDDPAGYAKALKLGRDVYIAEACWHCHSQFVRPVPGETERFGKVSTATEYQNVLQLPQLFGTRRVGPDLTRVGGKYDNTWHFNHFKNPPAVVAGSVMPSYAWFYDKDGNPNAKGLAIVTYIQWLGTWPRVKGLDEEW, translated from the coding sequence ATGTTCTTCTTCGCCTTCGTCACGTTGGTGGCGAGCCCCTGGTGGATGTTGAAGAAAGTCCCGGTGGCTCAAATGGAGGAACTCGCCCTGCACCCGGACGATTATTTCTCCCAGATGAAGGTCAAATACCCGGACACCTTTGCGGCCGCGTTCGGCAGCGACGACCCGGCGGGATACGCCAAAGCGCTCAAATTGGGGCGCGACGTCTACATCGCGGAAGCGTGTTGGCACTGTCATTCGCAGTTCGTCCGCCCGGTTCCGGGCGAAACGGAGCGGTTCGGCAAAGTGTCGACCGCGACCGAATACCAGAACGTTCTCCAATTGCCCCAACTCTTCGGCACCCGGCGCGTCGGCCCGGATCTGACCCGTGTGGGGGGCAAATACGACAACACCTGGCACTTCAACCACTTCAAGAATCCGCCCGCCGTGGTCGCGGGGTCGGTGATGCCGTCTTACGCCTGGTTCTACGACAAAGACGGGAACCCCAACGCCAAAGGATTGGCCATTGTGACCTACATTCAGTGGTTGGGCACTTGGCCCCGCGTTAAAGGGTTGGACGAAGAATGGTAA